The Streptomyces sp. NL15-2K genome contains a region encoding:
- a CDS encoding phosphatase PAP2 family protein — protein MAGLAQSGSNPDVDLLYDINGLAKDAPYWFDKVMEYVGEYGLLVAMVLLVLGCWWSVRRRGGEDAASSVAALVWAPLAAGIAVLVNVPIRGFVERPRPFRTHQGLDVLVSGKTDYSFVSDHATITMAVGVALFAAHRKFGLVGIGLALLEGFCRIYMGVHYPTDVVGGFALGTAVALLLSPVAMALLTPVTKAVERSPRAGRLIRARGRSYDGQGAVIPGARREAAGAEERDLAA, from the coding sequence ATGGCTGGACTCGCACAATCCGGGTCGAACCCCGACGTCGATCTCCTGTACGACATCAATGGCCTGGCCAAGGACGCACCGTACTGGTTCGACAAGGTCATGGAGTACGTCGGTGAGTACGGCCTGCTCGTCGCCATGGTGCTGCTCGTGCTGGGGTGCTGGTGGTCGGTGCGGCGGCGGGGCGGTGAGGACGCGGCGTCGTCCGTGGCCGCGCTGGTGTGGGCGCCACTGGCGGCCGGTATCGCGGTGCTGGTGAACGTGCCGATACGGGGCTTCGTGGAACGGCCCCGGCCCTTCCGCACCCACCAGGGGCTGGACGTCCTGGTCTCCGGCAAGACCGACTACTCCTTCGTGAGCGATCACGCGACGATCACCATGGCGGTGGGCGTCGCGCTGTTCGCCGCCCACCGGAAGTTCGGGCTCGTCGGGATAGGGCTCGCGCTCCTGGAGGGCTTCTGCCGGATCTACATGGGTGTGCACTACCCGACCGACGTGGTCGGAGGCTTCGCGCTCGGTACGGCCGTCGCGCTGCTGCTGTCGCCCGTGGCCATGGCCCTGCTCACGCCGGTGACGAAGGCGGTGGAACGATCGCCGAGGGCGGGACGGCTGATCCGCGCGCGAGGGCGGTCGTACGACGGGCAGGGCGCCGTGATTCCGGGGGCGCGGCGGGAGGCCGCGGGGGCGGAAGAGCGGGACCTGGCCGCGTAG
- a CDS encoding trypsin-like peptidase domain-containing protein: MKRVPRSVLYAVAVLLAFTSASEAAADDGMGPLGVTTVAAASAWTARVGALFAADRGSRLAGGHFCTASVVHSPRRDLLVTAAHCLSGTGELVFVPGYRDGHAPYGVWKVGKTYLPDGWAKRQDEDSDVGFADVGERHGERVEDVVGGNRFVTGTATGATAVTVTGYPDSREVPVSCTNKPAAHSRTQQRIECPGFTGGTSGSPWVDGDGKVVGILGGHEEGGATADVSYSVVLGGEAAALYRTAAIGPCPGS; the protein is encoded by the coding sequence ATGAAGCGCGTCCCACGTTCTGTCCTCTACGCCGTCGCCGTACTGCTCGCCTTCACCTCGGCCTCCGAGGCGGCGGCCGACGACGGCATGGGTCCCTTGGGGGTGACCACCGTCGCGGCGGCGAGCGCGTGGACCGCGCGGGTCGGGGCCCTGTTCGCAGCCGACCGGGGTTCCCGGCTCGCCGGCGGGCACTTCTGTACCGCGTCCGTCGTGCACAGTCCGCGGCGGGACCTCCTCGTCACCGCCGCGCACTGCCTGAGCGGTACCGGGGAGCTGGTGTTCGTGCCCGGATACCGGGACGGCCACGCGCCGTACGGGGTATGGAAGGTCGGGAAGACGTATCTGCCCGATGGGTGGGCAAAGAGGCAGGACGAGGACAGCGACGTGGGCTTCGCCGACGTGGGCGAACGGCACGGCGAGCGGGTCGAGGACGTCGTCGGCGGGAATCGCTTCGTCACCGGGACGGCGACCGGGGCGACCGCGGTGACCGTCACCGGGTATCCCGACTCCCGCGAAGTGCCCGTCAGCTGCACCAACAAGCCCGCCGCCCACAGCCGTACGCAACAACGCATCGAGTGCCCTGGCTTCACCGGTGGGACCAGCGGCAGCCCGTGGGTCGACGGGGACGGGAAGGTCGTGGGGATCCTCGGTGGGCACGAGGAGGGCGGGGCGACGGCGGATGTGTCGTACAGCGTCGTCCTGGGAGGAGAGGCGGCGGCGCTCTACCGGACCGCCGCCATCGGTCCATGTCCGGGGAGCTGA
- a CDS encoding DUF47 family protein, translating into MRFRLTPRETSFYDMFAASADNIVTGSKLLMELLGADTAGRAEIAERMRAAEHAGDDATHAIFHQLNSSFITPFDREDIYNLASSLDDIMDFMEEAVDLVVLYNVEELPKGVEQQIEVLARAAELTAEAMPSLRTMDNLTEYWIEVNRLENQADQIHRKLLAHLFNGKYEAIEVLKLKQIVDVLEEAADAFEHVANTVETIAVKES; encoded by the coding sequence GTGCGCTTTCGTCTGACCCCCAGGGAGACGAGCTTCTACGACATGTTCGCCGCGTCCGCGGACAACATCGTCACTGGCTCGAAACTCCTCATGGAACTGCTCGGGGCGGACACCGCCGGCCGGGCCGAGATCGCAGAGCGTATGCGGGCCGCGGAACACGCAGGTGACGACGCGACGCACGCGATCTTCCACCAGTTGAACTCCTCGTTCATCACGCCGTTCGACCGCGAGGACATCTACAACCTCGCGTCCTCCCTCGACGACATCATGGACTTCATGGAGGAAGCCGTCGACCTGGTCGTCCTCTATAACGTCGAAGAACTGCCCAAGGGCGTCGAGCAGCAGATCGAGGTACTGGCTCGGGCAGCCGAACTGACGGCCGAAGCCATGCCGAGTCTGCGCACGATGGACAACCTCACCGAGTACTGGATCGAGGTCAACCGGCTGGAGAACCAGGCCGACCAGATCCACAGAAAGCTTCTTGCGCACCTCTTCAACGGCAAGTACGAGGCCATCGAGGTGCTCAAGCTCAAGCAGATCGTGGATGTGCTGGAGGAAGCGGCCGACGCGTTCGAGCACGTGGCGAACACGGTGGAGACCATCGCCGTCAAGGAGTCCTGA
- a CDS encoding ATP-binding protein: protein MATVSPPWAYTLHLPHDPHAPGIARATLRTVLAAHGLTELTPTAELLASELLANAHRHTAGPYALRLRAMEPDRLRVAVWDTDPRVPPCFGADGASMAVPPTDAEDGRGLHLVRACADSWGASVLRELGASKGGKLLWAECQRGDVK from the coding sequence ATGGCCACCGTATCCCCGCCCTGGGCCTACACCCTCCACCTCCCGCACGATCCACACGCACCGGGGATCGCCCGCGCAACCCTCCGTACCGTCCTCGCCGCCCATGGCCTCACCGAACTCACCCCCACCGCCGAACTGTTGGCCTCAGAGCTGCTTGCCAACGCCCACCGTCACACCGCCGGCCCCTACGCCCTGCGCCTCCGAGCGATGGAGCCCGACCGCCTCCGAGTCGCCGTATGGGACACCGATCCGAGGGTGCCGCCCTGCTTTGGTGCCGACGGTGCCTCCATGGCCGTACCGCCGACGGATGCCGAGGACGGGCGTGGGCTGCACCTCGTACGCGCCTGTGCGGACTCGTGGGGCGCTTCCGTGTTGCGGGAGCTGGGGGCGTCGAAGGGTGGGAAGTTGTTGTGGGCGGAGTGTCAGCGGGGCGACGTAAAGTAA
- a CDS encoding ATP-binding protein, with protein sequence MATVSPPWAYTLHLPHDPHAPGIGRATLRTVLAAHGLAELTPTAELLASELLVNAHRHTAGPYALRLRAMEPGRLRVAVWDTDPRVPPGFGADGASVAVPPTDAEGGRGLHLVRACADSWGASVLREMGAAKGGKLLWAECQ encoded by the coding sequence ATGGCCACCGTATCCCCGCCCTGGGCCTACACCCTCCACCTCCCGCACGATCCACACGCACCGGGGATCGGCCGGGCAACCCTCCGTACCGTGCTCGCCGCCCACGGCCTCGCCGAACTTACGCCCACCGCCGAGCTGCTGGCCTCCGAGCTGCTTGTCAACGCCCACCGTCACACCGCCGGCCCCTATGCCCTGCGCCTGCGTGCGATGGAACCCGGCCGTCTCCGAGTCGCCGTATGGGACACCGATCCGAGGGTGCCGCCCGGCTTCGGTGCCGACGGCGCCTCCGTGGCCGTACCGCCGACGGATGCCGAGGGCGGGCGTGGGCTGCACCTCGTGCGGGCCTGTGCGGACTCGTGGGGTGCGTCCGTGCTGCGGGAGATGGGGGCGGCGAAGGGCGGGAAGCTGTTGTGGGCGGAGTGTCAGTGA
- a CDS encoding DUF397 domain-containing protein, translating into MSDIPPNLTWERAAPPDATGPGPWIEIAFGEGDDGDAPVYLRETSDPDTVVTTNRRKWDAFVLGVQAGEFDHFVEGLEKPDNPAV; encoded by the coding sequence GTGTCTGACATCCCCCCGAACCTCACCTGGGAACGCGCCGCCCCACCCGACGCCACCGGCCCGGGCCCCTGGATCGAGATCGCCTTCGGCGAGGGAGACGACGGCGACGCCCCCGTCTACCTCCGCGAGACCAGCGACCCCGACACCGTCGTCACGACGAACCGCCGCAAATGGGACGCCTTCGTACTCGGCGTACAGGCGGGCGAGTTCGACCACTTCGTGGAGGGGCTGGAGAAACCCGACAACCCGGCGGTATGA
- a CDS encoding inorganic phosphate transporter, which produces MDTFALVVTIAVALFFTYTNGFHDSANAIATSVSTRALTPKAALAMAAVMNLAGAFLGSGVAKTVSEGLIQTPEGSKGMGILFAALVGAITWNLITWYYGLPSSSSHALFGGMVGAALAGGTTVYWHGVLEKIVIPMFVSPVVGLLAGYLVMTAIMWIFRRANPHKAKRGFRIAQTVSAAGMALGHGLQDAQKTMGIVVMALVIADVEDYGDPIPVWVKIVCAVMLSLGTYAGGWRIMRTLGRKIIELDPPQGFAAETTGASIMFATAFLFKAPISTTHVITSAIMGVGATKRVNAVRWGVAKNIILGWFITMPAAAFVAACAFGVVNLAFL; this is translated from the coding sequence ATGGACACCTTCGCTCTGGTCGTGACCATCGCGGTCGCGCTCTTCTTCACGTACACCAACGGCTTCCACGACTCGGCGAACGCGATCGCGACGTCGGTGTCGACGCGGGCGCTGACGCCGAAGGCGGCGCTGGCGATGGCCGCGGTGATGAACCTCGCCGGCGCGTTTCTCGGCTCCGGGGTCGCCAAGACCGTCAGCGAGGGTCTGATCCAGACGCCCGAAGGCTCGAAGGGGATGGGGATCCTCTTCGCGGCGCTGGTCGGGGCGATCACGTGGAACCTGATCACGTGGTACTACGGGCTGCCGTCGTCGTCCTCGCACGCGCTGTTCGGTGGGATGGTGGGCGCGGCGTTGGCCGGCGGTACGACGGTGTACTGGCACGGGGTGCTGGAGAAGATCGTCATCCCGATGTTCGTGTCGCCGGTGGTGGGTCTGCTGGCCGGCTATCTGGTGATGACGGCGATCATGTGGATCTTCCGCCGGGCGAACCCGCACAAGGCCAAGCGCGGCTTTCGCATAGCCCAGACCGTCTCGGCGGCCGGTATGGCGCTGGGGCACGGTCTCCAGGACGCCCAGAAGACGATGGGCATCGTGGTGATGGCGCTGGTCATCGCCGATGTGGAGGACTACGGCGATCCGATCCCGGTGTGGGTCAAGATCGTGTGTGCGGTGATGTTGTCGCTCGGGACGTATGCGGGGGGCTGGCGGATCATGCGCACCCTCGGGCGGAAGATCATCGAGTTGGATCCGCCGCAGGGGTTCGCGGCGGAGACGACGGGGGCGTCGATCATGTTCGCCACGGCGTTCCTTTTCAAGGCGCCGATCTCCACGACCCATGTGATCACGTCCGCGATCATGGGTGTGGGGGCGACGAAGCGGGTGAACGCGGTGCGCTGGGGGGTTGCCAAGAACATCATCCTGGGGTGGTTCATCACGATGCCGGCGGCGGCGTTCGTAGCGGCGTGCGCGTTCGGGGTCGTGAACCTGGCGTTCCTGTAG
- a CDS encoding S53 family peptidase: MRTSTPNTPSTHGRSTRLTRLTRLGSAVATAALVLAGLGTSAAQASATPETAAKTAKVTWTATPCATPKKKGELACDSVRVTGGVTAFQKQQTTADGVTPAAADASTPSGYGPSDLQSAYGLTSAAASKGSGETIAIVDAYDDPNAEADLAKYRSYYGLTPCTTAGGCFKKVGQTGSTTSLPPADSGWSQEISLDLDMASATCPQCKILLVEAKSATMANLGTAVNEAVSLGAKFVSNSYGGSESSSDTSYDSSYFNHPGVAITVSAGDSAYGAEYPAASQYVTSVGGTKLSTASTSRGWTESVWKTSSTEATGSGCSAYDAKPSWQTDTGCAKRMIADVSAVADPATGVSVYDSYGVTAGWYTFGGTSASAPLIAGVYALAGTPSSGSYPAKFPYAHTSALNDVTSGTNGTCPTSYFCTAGADYDGPTGWGTPQGVSAFTG; encoded by the coding sequence TTGCGTACGTCGACCCCCAACACCCCCTCCACACACGGTAGATCGACCCGACTGACACGACTGACCCGACTCGGTTCCGCCGTAGCCACCGCCGCGCTCGTCCTAGCCGGACTCGGCACCTCAGCCGCCCAAGCGAGCGCCACCCCGGAAACGGCCGCCAAGACCGCCAAGGTGACCTGGACGGCCACCCCCTGCGCCACGCCCAAGAAGAAGGGCGAACTGGCCTGCGATTCGGTCCGCGTCACCGGCGGCGTCACCGCCTTCCAGAAGCAGCAGACGACAGCGGACGGCGTCACGCCCGCGGCCGCCGACGCCTCCACCCCCTCCGGTTACGGCCCGTCAGACCTCCAGAGTGCCTACGGCCTGACCTCCGCCGCCGCCTCCAAAGGCTCCGGCGAGACCATCGCGATCGTCGACGCCTACGACGACCCGAACGCCGAGGCCGACCTCGCGAAGTACCGCTCGTACTACGGCCTCACCCCCTGCACCACCGCCGGCGGCTGCTTCAAGAAGGTCGGCCAGACCGGCTCCACGACCTCCCTGCCCCCCGCCGACAGCGGCTGGTCCCAGGAGATCTCCCTCGACCTGGACATGGCGAGCGCCACCTGCCCGCAGTGCAAGATCCTGCTGGTCGAAGCCAAGTCCGCGACGATGGCCAACCTCGGCACCGCGGTGAACGAGGCCGTGTCGCTCGGCGCCAAGTTCGTCTCCAACAGCTACGGCGGCTCGGAGTCCTCGTCCGACACGTCGTACGACTCCTCGTACTTCAACCACCCGGGCGTCGCCATCACCGTCAGCGCGGGCGACTCCGCCTACGGCGCCGAATACCCGGCCGCTTCCCAGTACGTCACCTCCGTCGGCGGCACCAAGCTCTCCACCGCCTCCACCAGCCGCGGCTGGACCGAGAGCGTATGGAAGACCAGCAGCACCGAGGCCACCGGCTCCGGCTGCTCGGCGTATGACGCCAAGCCGAGCTGGCAGACCGACACCGGCTGCGCCAAGCGCATGATCGCGGACGTCTCGGCCGTCGCCGACCCGGCGACCGGCGTCTCGGTCTACGACTCCTACGGCGTCACGGCCGGCTGGTACACCTTCGGCGGTACGAGCGCCTCCGCACCCCTCATCGCGGGCGTCTACGCCCTCGCCGGCACCCCGTCCAGCGGCTCCTACCCGGCCAAGTTCCCCTACGCGCACACCTCGGCCCTCAACGACGTGACGTCCGGCACCAACGGCACCTGCCCCACCAGCTACTTCTGCACCGCCGGCGCCGACTACGACGGCCCGACCGGCTGGGGCACCCCGCAGGGCGTGAGCGCCTTCACCGGCTGA
- a CDS encoding helix-turn-helix transcriptional regulator yields the protein MRSPTGRQLRFGAELRKLRERAGLSATEAGQLLGIKQAQVSNMEAGRVGVSPERVRAIACHYDCPDKALVEAIATMTGDRKRGWWEQYREILPAPLLDLAELEHHARALRDSTTARIPGLLQTREYALEIFRQAVTELSPPDIEHRLSFRIKRQAILFRDDNPTPYEAIVHEAALRMKVGGPTVARQQLQHLLDMSDRDHVTLRAITFDVGAYPGSGQSIYYARGPVPQLDTVQLDQSHGVAFLDAEAQLHKYRTLFDRIEAVALSPETTRALIHNVMREM from the coding sequence GTGAGAAGCCCAACGGGTCGCCAACTGCGTTTCGGCGCTGAGCTGCGCAAACTCCGTGAGCGAGCCGGTCTCAGCGCCACCGAGGCCGGTCAACTCCTGGGAATCAAGCAGGCCCAGGTCAGCAACATGGAGGCCGGCCGCGTCGGCGTGAGCCCCGAGCGGGTACGCGCGATTGCCTGCCACTACGACTGCCCGGACAAGGCCCTCGTAGAGGCGATCGCCACGATGACAGGCGACCGGAAGCGCGGCTGGTGGGAGCAGTACCGCGAGATCCTGCCCGCTCCCCTCCTCGACCTGGCCGAACTGGAGCATCACGCCCGGGCGTTGCGCGACTCCACCACCGCTCGCATCCCGGGCCTGCTCCAGACCCGCGAGTACGCCCTCGAGATCTTCCGCCAGGCGGTCACCGAACTCTCACCGCCCGACATCGAACACCGTCTTTCGTTCCGCATCAAGCGGCAGGCGATCCTCTTCCGTGACGACAACCCGACCCCGTACGAGGCGATCGTCCATGAGGCCGCCCTCCGTATGAAGGTCGGCGGCCCCACAGTTGCCCGGCAGCAGCTCCAGCACCTGCTCGACATGAGCGATCGGGACCACGTCACCCTCCGCGCAATCACCTTCGACGTCGGCGCCTACCCCGGATCCGGACAATCCATCTACTACGCCCGCGGCCCGGTACCGCAACTGGACACCGTGCAACTGGACCAGTCCCACGGTGTCGCGTTCCTGGACGCCGAGGCACAGTTGCACAAGTACCGCACGCTGTTCGACCGGATCGAGGCCGTTGCCCTGAGCCCGGAAACGACCCGAGCCCTGATCCACAACGTGATGCGAGAAATGTAG
- a CDS encoding Uma2 family endonuclease, producing MVKLEQRSKQYGGFDAERDVGPPTEPARAAEEVEGRRQRAMSVSPGARMYPRPRPGNLREAAEKIEAATGLRVQIVGGKLVMSPTPRGKHAGVVKRLRRQLEAAALPDGLDVYEVSSIALPEDPDDYVTPDLIVLPVDWEDDDDWLAAPEDTALAVEVISQSEKSRDIRDKADWYAVARVPVLLVIDPRNGTWAMHTHPDNGAYKDVLPGKFGESVPLPEPLGIEIVTDGFPVYGDSPRRTKA from the coding sequence GTGGTGAAGCTTGAGCAGCGGAGCAAGCAGTACGGTGGATTCGACGCCGAGCGGGATGTCGGACCTCCCACCGAACCCGCTCGCGCAGCCGAAGAGGTGGAGGGACGGAGGCAGCGAGCCATGTCCGTGTCGCCGGGTGCCCGGATGTATCCGCGGCCCCGTCCGGGAAATCTGCGCGAGGCCGCCGAAAAGATCGAGGCTGCGACGGGTCTGCGGGTGCAGATCGTGGGAGGAAAGCTCGTGATGTCCCCGACTCCGCGTGGCAAGCACGCGGGTGTGGTGAAGCGTCTGCGCCGGCAGCTTGAGGCGGCGGCTCTGCCCGACGGGCTGGACGTGTACGAGGTGTCCTCGATCGCTCTGCCGGAAGATCCCGACGACTACGTGACTCCGGATCTGATTGTCCTGCCCGTGGATTGGGAGGACGATGACGACTGGCTGGCCGCCCCGGAGGACACCGCGCTCGCTGTCGAAGTCATCTCCCAGTCCGAGAAGTCCCGTGACATCCGGGACAAGGCCGACTGGTATGCCGTCGCGCGGGTCCCTGTGCTCCTCGTCATCGACCCCCGCAACGGCACGTGGGCCATGCACACCCACCCGGACAACGGCGCCTACAAGGACGTACTGCCCGGGAAGTTCGGTGAGTCCGTACCCCTGCCCGAGCCTCTGGGCATCGAGATCGTCACGGACGGCTTCCCGGTGTACGGGGACTCTCCGCGTCGGACGAAGGCCTGA
- a CDS encoding metal-sensitive transcriptional regulator — protein MTTTEAGAGTPSAIEAAVEPEVVTDHDRGVHGYHKQKDEHLKRLRRIEGQIRGLQRMVDEDVYCIDILTQVSASTKALQSFALQLLEEHLRHCVADAAVKGGAEVDAKVEEATKAIGRLLRT, from the coding sequence ATGACGACCACCGAGGCCGGCGCAGGGACGCCCTCTGCCATCGAGGCCGCCGTAGAGCCGGAGGTCGTGACCGATCACGACCGCGGTGTGCACGGGTACCACAAACAGAAGGACGAACACCTCAAGCGTCTGCGCCGCATCGAGGGCCAGATCCGTGGCCTGCAGCGGATGGTCGACGAGGACGTCTACTGCATCGACATACTCACGCAGGTGTCCGCCTCCACCAAGGCCCTGCAGTCCTTCGCCCTGCAACTGCTGGAGGAGCATTTGCGCCACTGCGTCGCCGACGCGGCCGTCAAGGGCGGCGCCGAGGTCGACGCGAAGGTGGAGGAGGCGACGAAGGCGATCGGCCGGCTGCTGCGGACCTGA
- a CDS encoding bifunctional lytic transglycosylase/C40 family peptidase → MTVRKAWIAVTVAVGAALSFVMLLVVGVYVVAGNLSNGVGGGTKALAKGAVPAAYSTLVQKWGNLCPAINPALLAAQLYQESGFNPDAKSPAAAQGIAQFIPGTWAIHGMDGDGDGDRDVWDPNDAIPSAASYDCKLASYVKDVPGNLTENMLASYNAGSYAVIKYGGVPPYKETQNYVKTITTLEQSFAAPVGRVDPSRQAAAAISYAQKKLGTPYLWGGNGTADQGGRFDCSGLTKAAYESVGITLPRVANDQYNAGPHPSRDELLPGDLVFFSDDLTNSRAIRHVGIYVGGGYMIDAPYTGAVIRFDPIDTPDYFGATRVTEDGAKALPTTV, encoded by the coding sequence TTGACGGTGCGTAAGGCATGGATCGCGGTGACCGTTGCTGTCGGCGCCGCGCTGTCCTTCGTGATGCTGCTCGTCGTCGGGGTCTATGTCGTCGCCGGGAACCTCTCCAACGGGGTGGGCGGAGGGACGAAAGCGCTGGCCAAGGGGGCCGTGCCCGCCGCCTACTCGACCCTCGTGCAGAAGTGGGGCAACCTGTGCCCCGCCATCAATCCGGCGCTGCTCGCCGCCCAGCTCTACCAGGAGAGCGGGTTCAATCCGGACGCGAAGAGTCCGGCCGCGGCGCAGGGGATCGCGCAGTTCATTCCCGGGACCTGGGCCATCCACGGCATGGACGGTGACGGGGACGGCGACCGTGACGTATGGGATCCGAACGACGCGATTCCGTCTGCCGCGTCGTACGACTGCAAACTCGCCTCGTACGTCAAAGACGTTCCGGGGAATCTGACCGAAAACATGCTGGCCTCGTACAACGCGGGGTCCTACGCGGTCATCAAGTACGGGGGCGTGCCGCCGTACAAGGAGACCCAGAACTACGTGAAGACGATCACGACCCTGGAGCAGAGCTTCGCCGCTCCCGTCGGCCGGGTCGATCCGTCCCGGCAGGCCGCGGCGGCGATCTCCTACGCGCAGAAGAAGCTCGGCACGCCGTATCTGTGGGGCGGGAACGGCACGGCTGATCAGGGCGGACGGTTCGACTGCTCGGGGCTGACCAAGGCCGCGTACGAGAGCGTCGGGATCACGTTGCCGCGCGTCGCCAACGACCAGTACAACGCGGGGCCGCACCCCTCCCGGGACGAGCTGCTGCCCGGCGATCTGGTGTTCTTCTCGGACGATCTCACCAATTCCCGGGCCATCCGGCATGTCGGGATTTATGTGGGGGGCGGGTACATGATCGACGCACCCTACACGGGTGCGGTGATCCGGTTCGATCCCATCGACACCCCCGACTACTTCGGCGCCACCCGGGTCACCGAAGATGGCGCGAAAGCACTCCCCACGACGGTGTGA
- a CDS encoding toxin-antitoxin system HicB family antitoxin, with translation MTTKITVSLSDDSAGYVRTHAPEGNVSAFIDRLVRRQITLDAAKQLAAAGYRPDLDGEGDAW, from the coding sequence ATGACGACGAAGATCACCGTGTCGCTCTCCGACGACTCCGCCGGTTACGTTCGTACTCACGCGCCTGAAGGCAACGTGTCCGCGTTCATAGACCGCCTGGTCCGGCGACAGATCACGCTGGACGCGGCCAAGCAGCTGGCCGCCGCCGGTTACCGCCCGGACCTGGACGGCGAGGGCGACGCGTGGTGA
- a CDS encoding FAD-binding oxidoreductase, translating into MERRTLIAAGAATLTAAATACKATSDANTPTKSSPRLQTTGTTGTTTPANWSALARDLDGPLVRPGDTAWPTAHQLYNTRFDALKPAAVAYVAHPDDIRTALAYARAHTLHVAIRNGGHSYAGWSSGNGRLVIDVSELNRVRASGNTAVVGAGAKLIDVYRALAAKGVTIPAGSCPTVGVSGLTLGGGHGVVSRAYGLTCDSLTQATLITADGKQLTANARENKDLFWALRGAGNGNFGVVTELHFKTHPAPQAVTAYLSWPWSKAAAVVRAWQEWGPTQPDEIWSSLHLAGSSAGTTTVSVAAFSIGTYGELKNAVDRLADKVGAPASSVSLRRRGYEEAMEIYAGCSSFSTDAQCHLPGSTPGRSPQGALGRETYAARSDFFDRSLSTAGIQTLLKQLKTVRGGSGSIMITALGGAVNRVSPTATAFVHRRSRMLAQYIASWRAGTSGATAQSWLTSAHTAMKPYASGAAYQNYTDPTLKDWRKAYYGDAATRLAKLKKQYDPTRFFTYPQAL; encoded by the coding sequence ATGGAACGGCGCACACTGATCGCCGCCGGCGCAGCCACCCTCACGGCAGCGGCAACGGCCTGCAAAGCCACCAGCGACGCCAACACGCCGACAAAGTCCAGCCCCCGGCTCCAGACCACCGGCACCACCGGCACCACCACCCCCGCCAACTGGTCAGCCCTGGCCCGCGACCTCGACGGCCCCCTCGTCCGCCCCGGCGACACCGCCTGGCCCACCGCCCACCAGCTCTACAACACCCGCTTCGACGCCCTCAAACCCGCCGCGGTCGCCTACGTCGCCCACCCCGACGACATCCGCACCGCCCTCGCCTACGCCCGCGCCCACACCCTCCACGTGGCGATACGCAACGGCGGCCACTCCTACGCCGGCTGGTCCTCCGGCAACGGCCGCCTCGTCATCGACGTCTCCGAACTCAACCGCGTCCGGGCAAGCGGCAACACCGCCGTCGTCGGCGCCGGCGCCAAGCTGATCGACGTCTACCGCGCCCTCGCCGCGAAGGGGGTCACCATCCCCGCCGGCTCCTGCCCGACCGTCGGCGTCTCGGGTCTCACCCTCGGCGGCGGCCACGGCGTCGTGTCCCGGGCCTACGGCCTGACCTGCGACAGCCTCACCCAGGCCACCCTGATAACGGCGGACGGCAAGCAGCTCACCGCGAACGCCCGTGAGAACAAGGACCTGTTCTGGGCCCTGCGCGGCGCGGGCAACGGCAACTTCGGCGTCGTGACGGAACTGCACTTCAAGACCCACCCGGCGCCGCAGGCCGTGACGGCGTACCTGTCCTGGCCGTGGTCGAAGGCGGCAGCCGTCGTCAGGGCCTGGCAGGAGTGGGGCCCGACCCAGCCGGACGAGATCTGGTCCTCACTCCACCTCGCCGGCAGCTCCGCCGGCACCACCACCGTCTCCGTCGCGGCCTTCTCCATCGGCACGTACGGCGAACTCAAGAACGCCGTCGACCGCCTCGCCGACAAGGTCGGCGCCCCGGCGAGCAGCGTCTCCCTCAGGCGCCGCGGCTACGAGGAGGCGATGGAGATCTACGCGGGCTGCTCGTCCTTCTCGACGGACGCCCAGTGCCACCTCCCGGGCTCGACTCCGGGCCGCTCCCCGCAGGGCGCCCTGGGCCGGGAGACGTACGCCGCACGCTCGGACTTCTTCGACCGCTCGCTCTCCACGGCGGGCATCCAGACGCTGCTCAAGCAGCTGAAGACGGTACGCGGCGGCTCGGGCAGCATCATGATCACCGCGCTCGGCGGAGCGGTCAACCGCGTCTCTCCCACGGCGACGGCCTTCGTCCACCGCCGTTCCCGGATGCTGGCGCAGTACATCGCGTCCTGGCGCGCCGGCACGAGCGGTGCCACCGCCCAGTCCTGGCTGACCTCGGCGCACACGGCGATGAAGCCGTACGCCTCGGGCGCCGCCTACCAGAACTACACGGATCCGACCCTGAAGGACTGGCGCAAGGCGTACTACGGAGACGCGGCGACCCGCCTGGCGAAACTGAAGAAGCAGTACGACCCGACCCGCTTCTTCACCTACCCGCAAGCCCTGTAG